A genomic region of Eucalyptus grandis isolate ANBG69807.140 chromosome 5, ASM1654582v1, whole genome shotgun sequence contains the following coding sequences:
- the LOC104444282 gene encoding phenylcoumaran benzylic ether reductase Pyrc5, which yields MAEKSKVLVIGVTGLIGKFVVEASAKSGHPTFAFVEPLSTPADAAKANFVQGFRRLGVYVVLRFLPSVFGSDVDRAHAVEPARTFYAAYYTDIHRLLEEEGIPYTYVCCNFLVGWHRSTLVQPRTRAASRERIVILGDGNAKVVFNREDDIGTYTIKAVDDPRTLNKILYIRPPGSTYSMNDLVSLWERKTGKTLERVYVPEEQVLKKIRDVKSPDDLVWAISHSVFVKGDQTNVEIEPSYGVEASELYPDVKYSSMDEYLNQFV from the exons ATGGCGGAGAAGAGCAAAGTCCTGGTGATCGGAGTCACCGGACTCATCGGAAAGTTCGTCGTGGAAGCGAGTGCTAAATCCGGCCACCCCACCTTCGCTTTCGTGGAACCGCTGTCCACTCCGGCCGACGCTGCCAAGGCCAACTTCGTCCAAGGTTTCAGGAGATTAGGCGTCTACGTAGTTCTG agATTCTTGCCTTCAGTGTTTGGAAGTGATGTGGATCGTGCCCATGCTGTGGAGCCAGCAAGAACTTTTTATGCTGCTTACTATACCGACATCCACCGCCTTCTTGAGGAAGAGGGAATCCCGTATACCTATGTGTGTTGTAACTTTCTTGTAGGTTGGCACCGTTCAACATTGGTGCAGCCCAGGACTAGAGCTGCCTCTAGAGAGAGAATTGTCATCTTAGGGGATGGTAATGCGAAAG TGGTGTTTAACAGGGAGGATGATATCGGCACCTATACCATCAAAGCTGTGGATGATCCTAGGACCTTGAACAAAATTTTGTACATCAGACCTCCTGGCAGCACCTACTCGATGAATGATCTCGTGTCTTTGTGGGAGAGAAAGACCGGCAAGACCCTGGAGAGGGTTTATGTTCCAGAGGAGCAAGTTCTGAAGAAAATTCGAG ATGTGAAATCTCCAGACGATCTGGTGTGGGCCATATCCCATTCTGTTTTCGTGAAAGGAGACCAAACTAACGTCGAGATTGAGCCGTCGTACGGAGTGGAAGCTTCGGAGCTCTACCCTGATGTTAAATATAGCAGCATGGATGAGTACCTTAATCAGTTTGTCTGA
- the LOC104444279 gene encoding LOW QUALITY PROTEIN: vacuolar protein sorting-associated protein 25 (The sequence of the model RefSeq protein was modified relative to this genomic sequence to represent the inferred CDS: substituted 1 base at 1 genomic stop codon) — translation MQTLGNFKLPPFFNYPPYFTLQPVRDTREKQVQLWKELILDFCKMQKIFVIGLXEEFPLFSNPVIERSLTHEAREAFLAAIVSEGRAEWLDKGHRKCLILWHRIQDWADIILNFVKDNGLEDSVTTVEEIRTGPESRGTDLQGVDRVILMRALKLLEHKGKLVIFKGTSADDEGIKFSS, via the exons ATGCAGACGCTGGGCAATTTCAAATTGCCTCCATTCTTCAATTACCCTCCTTATTTCAC CTTGCAGCCAGTAAGGGACACTCGAGAGAAGCAAGTGCAACTCTGGAAGGAACTGATCcttgatttctgtaaaatgcAAAAGATATTTGTGATTGGATTGTAAGAAGAGTTTCCACTTTTTTCAAATCCTGTGATTGAGA GATCTCTTACTCATGAAGCAAGGGAAGCATTCCTTGCTGCCATAGTTTCTGAAG GACGTGCAGAATGGTTGGACAAAGGTCATAGGAAGTGTCTCATTCTCTGGCACCGCATTCAAGACTGGGCTGATATTATATTAAACTTT GTGAAAGATAATGGGCTGGAGGACTCTGTGACGACAGTTGAGGAAATACGTACTGGGCCTGAATCTCGGGGGACAG ATCTTCAAGGCGTGGATCGCGTCATCCTCATGCGAGCTTTGAAACTACTAGAACACAAGGGGAAGCTCGTGATTTTCAAGGGCACTTCTGCGGACGATGAAGGCATTAAATTCTCGAGTTAA
- the LOC104444284 gene encoding zinc finger CCCH domain-containing protein 17: MKDGTTLVWKGGREADTFQMAAPLRSHTQGMVSLTVGPDRLYSGSIDRTIRVWDLHTLECVLELVGHTDVGMSPICWDQYLISCSLDQTFNYHILMLQISFCPAHDIFALSGMNDAGGKPVLCACVDNTVHMYELPSFNERGKIFSRREVMTLQTAPGGLFFTGDATGILTVWNRSDFLKSQQEPLPHSMESCSVKERIDQAIDIGVQIL; encoded by the exons ATGAAG GATGGCACTACCTTGGTGTGGAAAGGAGGTAGAGAGGCTGATACTTTCCAGATGGCTGCGCCTCTCAGGAGTCACACTCAGGGCATGGTATCATTAACTGTTGGGCCTGACCGGTTGTATTCAGGTTCTATTGACCGGACCATAAGG GTGTGGGACTTGCACACTCTGGAGTGTGTTCTGGAACTTGTTGGACACACTGATGTGGGGATGTCACCGATTTGCTGGGACCAGTATTTGATATCTTGTTCATTGGATCAGACATTCAAT TATCATATCTTGATGTTGCAAATATCATTTTGTCCAGCACATGATATTTTTGCACTGTCAGGGATGAATGATGCGGGTGGTAAGCCAGTCCTCTGTGCATGCGTAGACAACACCGTTCACATGTACGAGCTCCCATC GTTCAATGAAAGGGGCAAGATATTCTCAAGACGAGAAGTCATGACTCTTCAGACGGCTCCTGGAGGCCTTTTCTTCACGGGAGACGCTACAGGGATACTGACCGTTTGGAACCGGTCGGATTTTCTGAAGAGCCAACAAGAGCCGCTTCCTCATTCGATGGAATCATGCTCAGTAAAAGAGAGAATCGATCAGGCTATTGACATTGGAGTTCAAATTTTGTAA
- the LOC104444281 gene encoding isoflavone reductase-like protein → MAEKSKVLVIGVTGLIGKFVVEASAKSGHPTFALVAPPSTPSDAAKVDLVEGFKSLGVHVVLGDMNDPGTLLNAIRQVDVVISTVETSPEDQYKIIAAITIVGNIKRFLPSVFGNHADRAHAVEPARTFYAAYYTNILRLLEEQGIPYTYVSCNFLAGWHRTTLAQPGATAPSRDKVDILGDGNAKVVFNREDDIGIYTMKAMNDPRTLNKILYIRPPANTYSMNDVVSLWERKIGKTLERVYIPEEQVLKKIRDARSPDDLMWAIYHSIFVKGDQTNFKIEPSFGVEASELYPNVKYSTMDEYLDQFV, encoded by the exons ATGGCGGAGAAGAGCAAAGTCCTGGTGATCGGAGTCACCGGACTCATCGGAAAGTTCGTCGTGGAAGCCAGTGCTAAGTCCGGCCACCCTACCTTCGCTCTCGTGGCACCGCCGTCCACTCCGTCCGACGCTGCCAAGGTCGACCTCGTCGAAGGTTTCAAGAGCTTAGGCGTCCACGTAGTTCTG GGAGATATGAACGATCCAGGTACTCTGTTGAATGCGATCAGGCAGGTTGATGTGGTAATCTCTACAGTTGAGACATCACCAGAGGACCAATACAAGATTATCGCTGCCATTACGATAGTCGGAAATATAAAG agaTTCTTGCCTTCAGTGTTTGGAAATCATGCGGACCGTGCCCATGCTGTGGAGCCAGCAAGAACTTTTTATGCTGCTTACTATACCAACATCCTCCGCCTTCTTGAGGAACAGGGAATCCCGTATACCTATGTGTCTTGCAACTTTCTTGCGGGTTGGCACCGTACTACTTTGGCACAGCCTGGGGCTACAGCTCCCTCTAGAGATAAAGTTGACATCTTAGGGGATGGTAATGCAAAAG TGGTGTTTAACAGGGAGGATGACATCGGCATCTATACCATGAAAGCCATGAATGATCCAAGGACCTTGAACAAAATTCTCTACATTAGACCTCCTGCCAACACCTACTCGATGAATGATGTCGTGTCTTTATGGGAGAGAAAGATCGGCAAGACCCTGGAGAGGGTTTATATTCCAGAGGAGCAAGTTCTGAAGAAAATTCGAG ATGCGAGATCTCCAGATGATCTGATGTGGGCCATATACCATTCTATTTTTGTGAAAGGAGACCAAACTAACTTCAAGATTGAGCCGTCATTTGGAGTGGAAGCTTCGGAGCTCTACCCCAACGTCAAATACAGCACCATGGATGAGTACCTTGATCAGTTTGTCTGA